The following coding sequences are from one Streptomyces sp. NBC_01485 window:
- a CDS encoding sodium-dependent transporter yields MHTRAASWLRHRLGRAVVLAYALALLMPGPGLWLRRPHALPLPPTHLALHAAPVLLSLVLFSAGLQVPVRALGRLLRHPKALLAGLVLHLVIPLAVVPFVAFLLRRTPDTDGGSGLLTAMILVVAMPVAAGATVWTDKGDGDQPTMVGLVLASTLLSPLTTPLLMATLSPLLSGGYAHTLAATGRLAEGGFALTAVVLPCAAGLLGALVLPARPLHRLQLTVTPLALAGSLLLTYVNASGALGSVLARPRPLLFAAALAVAALVCLLSFALGRAAARVLRLEAGTASSLTLACGMNNSSASAVLITASLPDKPHLLLPVLAYGLLQKTAASRIVTRLRRDPAPTAGP; encoded by the coding sequence ATGCACACCCGCGCCGCGTCCTGGCTGCGGCACCGGCTCGGCCGCGCCGTCGTCCTCGCCTACGCCCTCGCCCTGCTCATGCCCGGACCCGGCCTGTGGCTGCGCCGCCCCCATGCCTTACCACTACCGCCGACGCACCTGGCCCTGCACGCCGCACCGGTCCTGCTGTCCCTGGTGCTGTTCTCGGCCGGGCTCCAGGTACCCGTCCGCGCGCTGGGCCGCCTGCTGCGGCACCCGAAGGCGCTGCTCGCCGGGCTCGTGCTGCACCTGGTGATCCCGCTGGCGGTCGTCCCGTTCGTCGCGTTCCTGCTGCGGCGCACCCCCGACACCGACGGGGGCAGCGGACTGCTCACCGCGATGATCCTCGTCGTGGCGATGCCCGTCGCCGCCGGGGCCACCGTATGGACCGACAAGGGCGACGGCGACCAGCCGACGATGGTGGGCCTCGTCCTGGCCTCCACCCTCCTCAGCCCGCTCACCACCCCCTTGCTGATGGCGACGCTGTCGCCGCTGCTCAGCGGCGGCTACGCGCACACCCTCGCCGCCACCGGCCGGCTGGCCGAGGGCGGATTCGCCCTCACCGCCGTGGTCCTTCCCTGTGCGGCGGGCCTGCTTGGCGCGCTCGTCCTGCCCGCGCGCCCGCTGCACCGCCTTCAACTGACGGTGACGCCCTTGGCCCTGGCCGGCTCACTGCTGCTGACCTACGTCAACGCAAGCGGCGCCCTCGGCTCCGTCCTGGCCCGGCCCCGCCCGCTGCTGTTCGCCGCGGCCCTGGCCGTGGCCGCGCTGGTCTGCCTGCTCTCCTTCGCCCTCGGCCGGGCCGCCGCCCGCGTTCTGCGGCTGGAGGCGGGTACCGCCTCGTCGCTCACGCTCGCCTGCGGCATGAACAACAGCAGCGCGAGCGCGGTCCTGATCACCGCTTCCCTGCCCGACAAACCGCACCTGCTGCTGCCGGTCCTCGCCTACGGGCTACTGCAGAAGACCGCCGCGAGCCGCATCGTCACCCGCCTCCGGCGCGACCCCGCCCCCACAGCAGGCCCCTGA
- a CDS encoding response regulator transcription factor, whose product MRQTILVVEDDHALRDVLMRGLREEDFDTVPAPDGATALRLAGAGISAAVLDIGLPDADGRDVCQAMRANGFLSPVIFLTAHHRLTDRLSGFSAGGDDYLPKPFHLAELAARLRAALKRTAPPPAATAGDLVLDAVRHVVSVRGTRVDLTPTEFRLLAALMAASGAIVRRRELVRAGWPEGAQVHDNTLDQYLTRLRRKLRAAGSDRTIGTARGIGHRLS is encoded by the coding sequence ATGCGGCAGACCATCCTCGTCGTCGAGGACGATCACGCCCTGCGTGACGTGCTGATGCGCGGGCTGCGCGAGGAGGACTTCGACACCGTGCCCGCGCCGGACGGCGCCACCGCCCTGCGGCTGGCCGGCGCCGGCATCTCCGCCGCCGTGCTCGACATCGGGCTGCCCGACGCCGACGGACGGGACGTGTGCCAGGCGATGCGCGCGAACGGATTCCTCTCCCCCGTCATCTTCCTGACCGCGCACCACCGGCTGACCGACCGGCTGTCCGGGTTCTCCGCCGGAGGCGACGACTACCTGCCCAAGCCGTTCCATCTCGCCGAACTCGCGGCCCGCCTGCGGGCCGCCCTCAAACGGACCGCACCGCCACCCGCGGCCACGGCGGGAGACCTGGTCCTCGACGCTGTCCGGCACGTGGTCAGCGTCCGGGGCACCCGGGTCGATCTGACACCGACCGAGTTCCGCCTCCTGGCCGCGCTCATGGCGGCCTCCGGCGCGATCGTGCGGCGCCGCGAGCTGGTGCGGGCGGGCTGGCCCGAGGGCGCCCAGGTCCACGACAACACCCTCGACCAGTACCTGACCCGACTGCGCCGCAAGCTGCGCGCGGCAGGCAGCGACCGGACGATCGGCACGGCCCGCGGGATCGGCCACCGCCTGTCATGA
- a CDS encoding BlaI/MecI/CopY family transcriptional regulator: protein MTDARDERRPAGELEAAVMAVLWTAGAPLTPGRVRAGLGSGLARTTVATILTRLHEKGVVSRERHGRGYAYLPVQDAPGLTARRMHTELDRDADRETVLARFVAQLNPGDEQHLRRLLEGDER, encoded by the coding sequence ATGACCGACGCGAGGGACGAGAGGCGGCCGGCCGGCGAGCTCGAGGCCGCCGTCATGGCCGTGCTGTGGACCGCCGGTGCCCCGCTCACACCGGGACGGGTGCGGGCCGGACTCGGCTCCGGCCTGGCCCGCACGACGGTGGCGACCATACTGACCCGTCTGCACGAGAAGGGCGTCGTCAGCCGTGAGCGGCACGGCCGTGGCTACGCCTACCTCCCCGTGCAGGACGCCCCCGGCCTGACCGCCCGGCGCATGCACACCGAACTCGACCGGGACGCCGACCGCGAGACGGTCCTGGCCCGCTTCGTCGCCCAGCTCAACCCCGGCGACGAGCAGCACCTGCGCCGGCTCCTGGAGGGCGACGAACGATGA
- a CDS encoding ABC transporter ATP-binding protein yields MIDSRQLTKRYGEKTAVDGLDFAVKPGTVTGFLGPNGAGKSTTMRMIVGLDAPTSGSVTVNGHHYARHQAPLQEVGALLEAKSIHPGRSAYNHLRALALTHGIPARRVDEVIGLAGLGGVAKKRAGAFSLGMGQRLGIAAALLGDPQTVMLDEPVNGLDPEGVLWIRNLLKGLADEGRTVFVSSHLMSEMALVADHLIVVGRGRLLADTTVADLIREAGGDTVQVATQDPARLRDVLAGPGVDVTGRIGSEELRVTGLTAREIGLKAAEHGIALFELSARTVSLEEAFMDLTRDAVEYHGSTTAAETLGRPA; encoded by the coding sequence ATGATCGACTCACGGCAGTTGACCAAGAGGTACGGCGAGAAGACGGCCGTCGACGGGCTGGACTTCGCCGTGAAGCCGGGAACGGTGACCGGCTTTCTGGGGCCCAACGGCGCGGGCAAGTCCACGACCATGCGCATGATCGTCGGCCTGGACGCCCCCACGAGCGGCTCCGTCACCGTGAACGGCCACCACTACGCCCGCCATCAGGCTCCGCTGCAGGAGGTCGGCGCGCTCCTGGAGGCGAAGTCGATCCACCCGGGCCGCTCGGCGTACAACCACCTCAGAGCCCTCGCGCTGACCCACGGGATTCCGGCCCGCCGGGTCGACGAGGTCATCGGCCTCGCCGGACTGGGCGGCGTGGCGAAGAAGCGGGCCGGCGCCTTCTCCCTCGGGATGGGCCAGCGGCTGGGCATCGCGGCGGCCCTGCTGGGCGACCCGCAGACGGTGATGCTGGACGAGCCGGTCAACGGGCTGGACCCGGAGGGTGTGCTCTGGATCCGCAACCTGCTCAAGGGGCTCGCCGACGAGGGCCGCACGGTCTTCGTGTCCTCGCACCTGATGAGCGAGATGGCCCTGGTGGCGGACCACCTGATCGTCGTGGGACGCGGGCGGCTGCTCGCCGACACCACCGTGGCGGACCTGATCCGCGAGGCGGGCGGGGACACGGTGCAGGTGGCGACGCAGGACCCGGCGCGGCTGCGGGACGTGCTGGCGGGGCCGGGCGTCGACGTCACCGGCCGGATCGGCTCCGAGGAACTGCGGGTGACCGGGCTGACCGCCCGCGAGATCGGACTGAAGGCCGCCGAGCACGGGATCGCGCTGTTCGAGCTGAGCGCGCGGACGGTGTCGCTGGAGGAGGCGTTCATGGACCTGACCAGGGATGCCGTGGAGTACCACGGCTCCACGACCGCGGCCGAGACCCTTGGGAGGCCCGCATGA
- a CDS encoding DedA family protein, which produces MSTATHLSSQLAVNVLEARSLLSAFGVLGVGVVLFAETGLLIGFFLPGDSLLFTAGLLCTGSAGRGLKLSLAPLLVAAAVGATAGAQCGYLLGRRAGGALPARSRSARLHEGAKRAEELLERYGYAKAIVLARFVPVVRTVLNPMAGALRVPVRTFTVWQVTGGLAWTLGLTLAGYALGSSVPDVDRYLLPIVAVIAALSLLPLASEVYRSRRDAKAKEARG; this is translated from the coding sequence ATGAGCACAGCCACACACCTGTCGTCGCAGCTTGCCGTCAATGTGCTGGAGGCCCGGTCGCTGCTGTCCGCCTTCGGCGTGCTCGGCGTGGGTGTGGTGCTGTTCGCCGAGACCGGGCTGCTGATCGGTTTCTTCCTCCCGGGCGACTCGCTGCTGTTCACGGCCGGTCTGCTGTGCACCGGCTCCGCCGGCCGCGGTCTGAAGCTGTCGCTCGCCCCGCTCCTGGTCGCCGCGGCGGTGGGAGCGACGGCAGGCGCGCAGTGCGGATATCTCCTGGGCCGCAGAGCGGGCGGCGCCCTGCCCGCCCGCAGCCGTTCGGCCCGCCTGCATGAGGGGGCGAAGCGCGCGGAGGAGCTGCTGGAGCGTTACGGGTACGCGAAGGCGATCGTCCTGGCCCGCTTCGTTCCGGTGGTGCGTACGGTCCTGAACCCGATGGCGGGCGCCCTGCGGGTACCGGTGCGGACGTTCACCGTCTGGCAGGTGACGGGCGGGCTGGCGTGGACCCTGGGTCTCACGCTGGCGGGGTACGCGCTGGGCTCCTCCGTACCGGACGTGGACCGGTATCTGCTGCCGATCGTCGCGGTGATCGCGGCCCTGTCCTTGCTTCCGCTCGCCTCCGAGGTGTACCGCTCGCGCCGGGACGCGAAGGCGAAGGAGGCACGCGGATGA
- a CDS encoding response regulator transcription factor — translation MTTVLIVDDQPLQRYGFHLLLDSVPETDVVGEAAHGAEAVRKAAELRPDVVLMDVRMPGMDGIEATRRIVAAGGRSSVLVLTTFDLDEYVHAAIRAGASGFLLKDARPEELLAGIRAVAVGDAVIAPALTRRLLDEFGRYVPAHRAGTAEDPGLRSLTDREREILVAVGKGWTNGEIATRFVLSESTVKTHVGRVLAKIGARDRVQAVIFAYDHGLARPGVD, via the coding sequence GTGACCACCGTGCTCATCGTGGACGACCAGCCGCTGCAACGCTACGGCTTCCACCTGCTCCTGGACTCCGTCCCCGAGACCGACGTCGTCGGTGAGGCCGCCCACGGCGCCGAGGCCGTCCGCAAGGCCGCCGAACTGCGCCCGGACGTCGTTCTGATGGACGTCCGCATGCCCGGCATGGACGGCATCGAGGCCACCCGCCGCATCGTCGCCGCCGGCGGCCGCTCGAGCGTCCTCGTGCTCACCACCTTCGACCTCGACGAGTACGTCCACGCCGCCATCCGCGCCGGAGCCAGCGGCTTCCTCCTCAAGGACGCGCGCCCCGAAGAGCTCCTCGCCGGCATCCGCGCCGTCGCCGTGGGAGACGCCGTCATCGCGCCCGCCCTCACCCGCCGCCTCCTGGACGAGTTCGGCCGCTACGTCCCCGCTCACCGCGCAGGCACCGCCGAGGACCCGGGACTGCGCTCCCTCACCGACCGCGAACGCGAGATCCTCGTCGCCGTCGGCAAGGGCTGGACCAACGGCGAGATCGCCACCCGGTTCGTCCTGTCCGAGTCCACCGTCAAGACCCACGTCGGCCGCGTCCTGGCCAAGATCGGCGCCCGCGACCGCGTCCAGGCCGTGATCTTCGCCTACGACCACGGCCTCGCCCGGCCCGGCGTGGACTGA
- a CDS encoding ABC transporter permease yields the protein MSTLTATAEEPRITPARPVYRVTGRRVLSSEWAKLWSLRSTWITLGLGLLFLVAFGLIASSRYRSGIGSGHMDRDFARSTAVSLSLFGTNFAQLALGVLGVLVTAGEYSTGMIRSTLAAVPRRLPVLWSKAAVFGLVALVVGTLGAFVAFGFGSGIVSGTPAAMSLTHAGAVRSLLGAGLYLGLVGVIGTALGALLRSVAGGISVLVATLMLIPGLVSLLPSSWQDDISPYLPSNAGEAMFALTHDATTLAPGAGLLVFLSWTALALGGAAYRLARSDV from the coding sequence ATGAGCACCCTCACCGCAACCGCCGAGGAACCCCGGATCACGCCCGCCCGCCCCGTCTACCGGGTGACCGGACGGCGCGTGCTGTCCTCGGAGTGGGCCAAACTGTGGTCCCTGCGCTCGACCTGGATCACGCTGGGCCTCGGCCTGTTGTTCCTGGTCGCCTTCGGGCTGATCGCCTCGAGCCGCTACCGGTCCGGCATCGGCTCCGGTCACATGGACCGGGACTTCGCCCGGTCGACAGCGGTGAGCCTGTCCCTGTTCGGCACGAACTTCGCCCAGCTGGCCCTGGGCGTGCTCGGCGTGCTGGTCACGGCGGGCGAGTACTCGACCGGCATGATCCGTTCCACGCTCGCGGCCGTACCGCGCCGGCTGCCCGTGCTGTGGTCCAAGGCGGCCGTGTTCGGGCTGGTCGCGCTGGTGGTCGGCACTCTCGGCGCGTTCGTCGCCTTCGGCTTCGGCAGCGGCATCGTCTCCGGCACGCCCGCCGCGATGAGCCTGACGCACGCCGGAGCCGTACGAAGCCTGCTGGGCGCCGGCCTCTACCTCGGCCTCGTCGGGGTGATCGGCACCGCCCTGGGCGCGCTGCTGCGCTCGGTGGCCGGCGGGATCTCGGTGCTGGTGGCCACCCTGATGCTGATCCCGGGACTGGTCTCCCTGCTGCCGAGCTCCTGGCAGGACGACATCAGCCCCTACCTGCCGTCCAACGCGGGGGAGGCGATGTTCGCCCTGACCCACGACGCCACGACGCTGGCGCCGGGCGCCGGGCTGCTGGTCTTCCTCAGCTGGACGGCGCTGGCGCTGGGCGGCGCGGCGTACCGGCTCGCGCGCAGCGACGTCTGA
- a CDS encoding phosphatase PAP2 family protein produces MILALDGSSVDGSAYTDVVDLARQAPAWLDDTVSAWSTYGLALFAALMAVGWWRARRLGAAASVTALAVPFVVVMAHGVDAALKPLVREDRPCRSLRVATLEACPAPGDWSFPSNHTAVAAAAAVALLFVSRRLGAVAVVAAVAMAAARVWVGAHYPHDVLAGVVVGALAALLAMSALRGRADGLALRLTATRLRPLVIAS; encoded by the coding sequence ATGATTCTCGCCCTCGACGGCTCGTCGGTCGACGGCTCGGCCTACACCGACGTGGTGGACCTCGCCCGGCAGGCCCCCGCGTGGCTGGACGACACGGTGTCGGCGTGGTCGACGTACGGGCTCGCCCTGTTCGCGGCGCTCATGGCCGTCGGCTGGTGGCGCGCCCGGCGACTGGGTGCCGCCGCGTCCGTGACGGCGCTCGCCGTGCCGTTCGTCGTGGTCATGGCCCACGGGGTGGACGCGGCGCTGAAGCCGCTGGTGCGCGAGGACCGGCCCTGCCGGAGTCTGCGGGTGGCCACGCTGGAGGCGTGTCCGGCGCCCGGCGACTGGTCCTTCCCCAGCAACCACACGGCCGTCGCCGCCGCGGCGGCCGTCGCCCTGCTGTTCGTCTCCCGCCGGCTCGGCGCGGTCGCTGTCGTGGCCGCCGTCGCGATGGCGGCCGCACGGGTCTGGGTCGGCGCGCACTACCCCCACGACGTGCTGGCAGGGGTCGTGGTGGGTGCCCTGGCCGCGCTGCTCGCCATGTCGGCGTTGCGCGGGCGTGCGGACGGCCTGGCCCTGCGGCTCACGGCCACCCGCCTGCGTCCGCTGGTGATCGCGTCATGA
- a CDS encoding sensor histidine kinase — MSTIRRLTGPAAFALLHRLAPRTLRGRLSLVALTTATLLMLVLTVAFNAVAGHRLQHQADDELRTRAAAVATTIDTSGPKVRVLETSHDELLDTNVWIYAGRRLLEAPPNAGPVTPVADALAGRGGRRCVTTDVDGPLRLCSQPVSGGGHEATVVTALDLSPYRSSADTLLLGSLALDVVMLACTYALTRLAVGRALRPVRAMTDQATQWSAVTSEQRFAGVRHPAELARLGRSLDAILDRIRTLLRHERQLTGELSHELRTPLSRIIAELDWWRTHPRTDDQTRTTHQVIADAAESMRAICDTLLDDARGGAPTAPGTAEVLPTLHGLAEALDVPSHLAVTAEGPRLVAGVPPALLERIVSPLLANACRYARSSVAVRTSRTPDGVRIAVTDDGPGVPPPFAARLFEPGQRADPGDGHSGAGLGLPLARRLARSAGGEVTYDPGHTSGARFVISLPAG, encoded by the coding sequence ATGAGCACCATCCGCCGGCTGACGGGGCCCGCCGCGTTCGCTCTCCTCCACCGGCTGGCGCCCCGCACGCTGCGTGGCCGGCTCTCCCTCGTGGCCCTCACCACGGCCACGCTGCTGATGCTGGTCCTCACCGTCGCCTTCAACGCCGTGGCCGGCCACCGCCTCCAGCACCAGGCGGACGACGAGCTGCGCACCCGCGCCGCCGCCGTCGCGACGACCATCGACACCAGCGGTCCGAAGGTACGCGTCCTGGAGACCTCCCACGACGAACTCCTCGACACGAACGTGTGGATCTACGCCGGCCGACGCCTGCTGGAAGCGCCACCGAACGCCGGCCCCGTGACCCCCGTCGCCGACGCGCTCGCCGGGCGCGGCGGGCGGCGGTGCGTGACCACCGACGTCGACGGCCCCCTCCGGCTGTGCTCTCAGCCGGTGTCCGGAGGCGGTCACGAGGCCACGGTGGTCACCGCGCTCGACCTCTCCCCCTACCGGAGTTCGGCCGACACGCTGCTCCTGGGATCGCTCGCCCTCGACGTCGTGATGCTCGCCTGCACCTACGCGCTGACACGGCTCGCGGTGGGCCGCGCGCTGCGCCCCGTCCGCGCGATGACCGACCAGGCCACCCAGTGGAGCGCCGTCACCTCCGAGCAACGCTTCGCCGGCGTCCGGCACCCGGCCGAACTCGCCCGCCTCGGCAGGTCGCTGGACGCCATCCTGGACCGCATCCGCACCCTTCTGCGCCACGAGCGGCAGCTCACCGGGGAACTCTCGCACGAGCTGCGTACGCCCCTGAGCCGGATCATCGCCGAACTCGACTGGTGGCGGACCCACCCCCGCACGGACGACCAGACCCGCACGACGCACCAGGTCATCGCCGACGCCGCCGAGTCCATGCGCGCCATCTGCGACACCCTCCTGGACGACGCCCGGGGCGGCGCACCGACCGCTCCGGGCACCGCCGAAGTCCTTCCCACACTGCACGGCCTCGCCGAAGCCCTGGACGTGCCAAGCCACTTGGCGGTCACCGCCGAGGGCCCACGGCTGGTGGCCGGCGTCCCGCCCGCCCTCCTCGAACGCATCGTCAGCCCACTCCTGGCCAACGCCTGCCGCTACGCCCGCTCCAGCGTCGCCGTCCGCACCTCCCGCACACCCGACGGCGTACGCATCGCCGTCACCGACGACGGACCCGGCGTACCACCCCCGTTCGCCGCACGGCTCTTCGAACCCGGCCAACGCGCGGATCCCGGCGACGGACACAGCGGAGCGGGCCTCGGACTGCCGCTGGCGCGACGCCTCGCCCGATCCGCCGGAGGCGAGGTGACCTACGACCCCGGGCACACATCCGGGGCACGCTTCGTGATCAGCCTGCCCGCCGGTTGA
- a CDS encoding M48 family metalloprotease has translation MTVLLLVPLVLPFLAPALARRTLDRLAPATALWVLTASALALGGACVAALGALVLTGLLRLPAFAALGELIHPLRTPSDHLVLPAAMAATGVLTLSTWTVVRSAVRQTRAFRTARTQAERRPAAGDLCVVDSPHPDAYALPGRPHRIVVTTAMLRSLGPAEREALFAHERAHNRAGHHYFLAAAELAAHCHPALRTTRDTIRLAAERAADEAAATALGDRRLIATAIARAALAGHASPSARPDFAPAATTGPVPQRVAALLEPSKGRSRARRRTAFLLVACTVLSVAAGTAGVVDFHHRVEVAQGEEGP, from the coding sequence ATGACCGTCCTGCTGCTCGTACCGCTGGTCCTGCCCTTCCTCGCGCCGGCGCTGGCCCGCCGGACCCTCGACCGACTGGCCCCCGCCACCGCGCTGTGGGTCCTCACCGCCTCGGCCCTGGCGCTGGGCGGAGCCTGCGTGGCCGCGCTCGGCGCGCTGGTCCTGACCGGACTGCTCAGACTCCCCGCCTTCGCCGCCCTCGGCGAACTCATCCACCCCCTGCGCACACCCTCGGACCACCTTGTCCTCCCCGCGGCCATGGCGGCCACCGGAGTGCTCACCCTCAGCACCTGGACCGTCGTGCGGTCGGCCGTCCGGCAGACCCGCGCCTTCCGCACCGCCCGCACACAGGCCGAACGCCGCCCCGCCGCCGGCGACCTGTGCGTCGTCGACTCGCCGCACCCCGACGCCTACGCCCTGCCCGGACGGCCCCACCGCATCGTCGTCACCACCGCCATGCTGCGCAGCCTCGGACCCGCCGAGCGCGAGGCACTCTTCGCCCACGAACGCGCCCACAACCGGGCCGGCCACCACTACTTCCTGGCCGCCGCCGAACTCGCCGCCCACTGCCACCCCGCGCTGCGCACCACCCGCGACACCATCCGGCTCGCCGCCGAGCGGGCCGCCGACGAGGCCGCCGCCACCGCCCTCGGCGACCGACGCCTGATCGCCACGGCCATCGCCCGCGCCGCCCTCGCCGGCCACGCCTCCCCGTCCGCCCGTCCGGACTTCGCGCCCGCGGCGACGACCGGCCCGGTTCCGCAACGCGTCGCCGCCCTCCTCGAACCTTCCAAGGGGCGCTCACGCGCCAGGCGGCGTACCGCGTTCCTCCTCGTGGCCTGCACGGTCCTGTCCGTCGCCGCCGGAACAGCCGGCGTCGTCGACTTCCACCACAGGGTCGAGGTCGCCCAGGGCGAAGAAGGTCCATGA
- a CDS encoding sensor histidine kinase: MTTDDLSGMGPLVARLSRGGRRLRQADRTHPWVLDTAVVVLVFLLFCLPDLLHGGMGDGDGDGPRRFRLAFTQLPVAGMLAFQAGLVLPLLWRRRRPLVAFAAITAVFVLQWSLGAALRADVALFIALYSLALHGWLRQLPWACAAMAAAMVLVAVRVSSAVSVWDALFFLLSTATAALALGLMVRIRRAQLAGLRDRATRLEIERDQRSRLATATERTRVAREMHDIVGHNLSVIITLADAGAYATDTAPERGKEALQLIGDTGRQALGELRRVLGVLRDAGGGPPGGPELSPQPGIPDVEALCAKVRAAGLEVVYRTSGDVDALDGGVQLTAYRIVQEALTNTLKHTDTDTRVHVAILFADDRLNIQVQDTGPAAPAGPPNEEGHGLVGMRERAALYGGTVSAGPTGGGGWSVGAVLDLTPQGGAR; the protein is encoded by the coding sequence GTGACCACCGATGACCTCAGCGGGATGGGACCGCTGGTCGCCCGGCTCTCCCGGGGCGGCCGGCGGTTGCGGCAGGCCGACCGGACACACCCGTGGGTGCTGGACACCGCGGTCGTCGTCCTGGTCTTCCTGTTGTTCTGCCTGCCCGACCTCCTCCACGGCGGGATGGGCGACGGCGACGGCGACGGCCCGCGCAGGTTCCGCCTGGCCTTCACCCAGCTGCCCGTCGCGGGAATGCTGGCCTTCCAGGCCGGACTGGTGCTGCCGTTGCTGTGGCGGCGGCGCAGACCCCTCGTGGCGTTCGCCGCCATCACGGCGGTGTTCGTCCTCCAGTGGTCCCTGGGCGCTGCGCTGCGCGCGGACGTCGCCCTGTTCATCGCCCTGTACAGCCTGGCCCTGCACGGGTGGCTGCGGCAGCTGCCGTGGGCCTGCGCGGCCATGGCGGCCGCCATGGTGCTGGTCGCCGTACGGGTGTCGTCGGCGGTGTCCGTCTGGGACGCGCTGTTCTTCCTGCTGAGCACGGCGACCGCGGCGCTCGCGCTCGGCCTGATGGTACGGATCCGGCGGGCTCAGCTCGCCGGACTGCGGGACCGGGCCACCCGGCTGGAGATCGAGCGCGACCAGCGCAGCAGGCTGGCCACGGCCACCGAACGCACCCGGGTCGCCCGCGAGATGCACGACATCGTCGGCCACAACCTGTCCGTCATCATCACCCTCGCCGATGCCGGCGCCTACGCCACCGACACCGCTCCCGAACGCGGCAAGGAGGCCCTCCAGCTCATCGGCGACACCGGCCGGCAGGCCCTCGGCGAACTGCGGCGCGTGCTCGGCGTGCTGCGCGACGCCGGGGGCGGTCCACCCGGCGGGCCCGAACTCAGCCCACAGCCCGGCATCCCGGACGTCGAAGCGTTGTGCGCCAAGGTGCGCGCCGCCGGACTGGAGGTCGTCTACCGGACCTCCGGCGATGTGGACGCCCTGGACGGCGGCGTGCAACTGACGGCGTATCGCATCGTCCAGGAAGCCCTCACCAACACCCTGAAGCACACCGACACCGACACCAGGGTGCACGTGGCGATCCTCTTCGCGGACGACCGGCTGAACATCCAGGTCCAGGACACCGGCCCGGCCGCACCGGCCGGACCGCCTAACGAGGAAGGACATGGTCTGGTGGGCATGCGGGAGAGAGCGGCTCTGTACGGCGGAACCGTCAGCGCGGGGCCGACGGGCGGCGGAGGATGGAGCGTCGGGGCCGTCCTCGACCTCACGCCCCAGGGCGGTGCCCGGTGA
- a CDS encoding phosphatase PAP2 family protein has translation MKRGDVAELAGSCGLGAWTAFGVLTMVVVGHDGIPLFTDGDFLSWSVGHRPDVAVAFAGAVTATGTGVIPYALAVLAGVVAGRTLRQRAVAAALCLACLGAGQALRYAVMALVARPRPPLTDWETHASGWAFPSGHTTTAALTAGLLIIAVRVRGPRGTIPFTLVIGGWGALVGLSRGYLGVHWFTDVVGGWLFALGWLGLCLCAVARWLPERWTPGTTDPDSVVGTTEPMRTAESRTGLAPGQRENHAADHPRRRGRSRPA, from the coding sequence ATGAAGCGCGGCGACGTCGCCGAGCTGGCCGGCAGCTGCGGTCTCGGCGCATGGACGGCGTTCGGCGTGCTGACCATGGTCGTGGTGGGCCACGACGGGATACCGCTGTTCACGGACGGCGACTTCCTCTCGTGGTCCGTCGGCCACCGGCCGGACGTGGCGGTGGCGTTCGCCGGCGCGGTGACCGCCACCGGGACGGGTGTGATCCCGTACGCGCTGGCCGTCCTGGCCGGAGTCGTCGCGGGACGCACTCTCCGGCAGCGCGCGGTGGCCGCCGCGCTCTGCCTGGCCTGTCTCGGGGCGGGCCAGGCGCTGCGGTACGCGGTGATGGCGCTCGTCGCCCGGCCGCGGCCACCCCTGACGGACTGGGAGACGCATGCCTCGGGATGGGCGTTCCCGTCCGGTCACACCACCACGGCGGCCCTCACCGCGGGTCTGCTGATCATCGCCGTCCGGGTGCGCGGCCCGCGTGGCACAATCCCGTTCACCCTGGTCATCGGCGGCTGGGGCGCGCTGGTCGGGCTGAGCCGCGGCTACCTCGGGGTGCACTGGTTCACCGACGTCGTCGGCGGCTGGCTGTTCGCCCTCGGCTGGCTGGGACTGTGCCTGTGCGCCGTGGCCCGCTGGCTGCCCGAGCGATGGACCCCCGGTACGACGGACCCGGACTCGGTGGTCGGGACGACGGAGCCGATGCGCACAGCGGAAAGCCGAACGGGCCTGGCACCAGGACAGAGGGAGAACCATGCGGCAGACCATCCTCGTCGTCGAGGACGATCACGCCCTGCGTGA